The Dehalococcoidia bacterium genome contains a region encoding:
- a CDS encoding zinc-ribbon domain containing protein, with the protein MAYVDKEITCKDCGITFIFTAGEQEFYAGKGLQNEPARCPRCRTARRTAKAQEPEDGYVRYGVFASFGGKTPRQMHPAACAECGMMTEVPFIPRGDRPVYCSSCYNKIRGVART; encoded by the coding sequence TTGGCATACGTAGACAAAGAGATTACTTGTAAGGACTGCGGCATTACGTTCATCTTTACGGCGGGCGAGCAGGAGTTCTACGCCGGCAAAGGTCTTCAGAACGAGCCGGCGCGCTGCCCGCGCTGCCGGACGGCCCGCAGGACTGCCAAGGCCCAGGAGCCAGAGGACGGCTACGTGCGTTACGGCGTATTCGCCAGCTTCGGCGGCAAGACGCCGCGCCAGATGCACCCAGCCGCCTGCGCCGAGTGCGGCATGATGACGGAGGTCCCTTTCATCCCACGGGGCGACCGTCCGGTCTACTGCAGCTCTTGCTACAACAAGATCCGCGGTGTAGCCCGCACCTGA